The following proteins come from a genomic window of Corynebacterium sp. P4-C1:
- a CDS encoding DedA family protein produces the protein MSAIIDWIVSLMDTLGAPGVGIAILLENLFPPIPSEVVLPLGGFTVAQGSLSFIPVFIWATVGSVVGAYLLYGLGAWLGADRLRAIADWMWLVKVSDVDKSLAWFDKYGKPSILFGRLIPGIRSLISIPAGLDRMSLLTFGLWTTLGSAVWNFILIFLGFKLGENWEAVTGYVDQYSKVVYVILILILLGFLIFFIRRAIREKNEGATA, from the coding sequence ATGTCCGCGATCATTGACTGGATTGTCAGTTTGATGGATACGCTCGGCGCCCCTGGCGTCGGCATTGCCATCCTGCTTGAAAACCTCTTCCCGCCCATCCCTTCTGAGGTGGTCCTGCCGCTTGGCGGCTTCACCGTCGCCCAGGGCTCGCTGAGCTTCATCCCGGTGTTCATCTGGGCCACCGTCGGATCAGTCGTCGGCGCGTATCTGCTGTACGGCCTCGGCGCCTGGCTCGGCGCGGACCGCCTGCGCGCGATCGCCGACTGGATGTGGCTGGTCAAGGTATCCGATGTGGATAAATCCCTCGCCTGGTTCGACAAGTACGGCAAGCCGTCCATCCTCTTCGGCCGCCTCATCCCCGGCATCCGTTCGCTAATCTCCATTCCCGCCGGCCTTGACCGGATGAGCCTGCTCACCTTCGGTCTGTGGACCACCCTCGGCTCCGCCGTTTGGAATTTCATCCTCATCTTCTTGGGCTTCAAGCTCGGCGAGAACTGGGAGGCCGTCACCGGCTACGTCGACCAGTACTCCAAGGTTGTCTACGTGATTCTCATCCTGATCCTGCTCGGCTTCCTGATCTTTTTCATCCGCCGGGCGATCCGCGAGAAGAACGAAGGAGCCACTGCTTAA
- a CDS encoding glutamate-cysteine ligase family protein — protein MGDAVSRDSYTPKQRTKYRQALLDDLEIFDHHLQEAEFVDHGTIGLELELNLVDDEMNPAGCNEAVLKELSDEYQSEIGRYNVEMNHPPLDLSGTGLTVLHEGLDERLRTVSEAANKAGAHVAMIGTLPTITTEYLQSDAWMTQENRYSALSNMVLEARGELVDIDISRQERYRATFEDIATESTCTSMQLHLQVAPDRFPEAWNASQAIAGVQVALSANSPLFMGRRTWHESRIPVFKQSIDTRTDVLVNQGVRPRVWFGERWITSVFDLFEENVRYFSPLIPESRADAGKPMMDGNSPGLHYLNLHNGTVWRWNRPIYDPSLELSHIRVENRLLAAGPTTIDIVADAAFYYGLAKFLGEQTRPVWSRLTFDDARDNFYAGARDGIGATMVWPTLGRIDVSNLVLNHLLDQAHEGLRMLDVDEELSEKYLAVIEGRAWHRQNGATWQLDALDAFGAGTKPGTPERQKALADALRMYLENQKSGTPVHSWSTDFR, from the coding sequence ATGGGCGATGCCGTTTCACGCGATTCTTATACCCCCAAACAGCGGACCAAGTACCGCCAAGCTCTCCTCGACGATCTCGAGATTTTCGATCACCACCTCCAGGAGGCGGAATTCGTCGACCACGGCACGATCGGGCTCGAGCTCGAACTGAACCTGGTCGACGACGAGATGAATCCCGCCGGCTGCAACGAGGCCGTGCTGAAGGAGCTCTCGGACGAGTACCAGTCCGAGATCGGCCGCTACAACGTCGAGATGAACCACCCGCCACTGGACTTGTCCGGTACCGGCCTGACGGTGCTTCACGAAGGGCTTGATGAGCGCCTGCGCACTGTCTCCGAGGCAGCGAATAAGGCTGGTGCGCATGTCGCGATGATCGGCACTTTGCCGACAATCACCACCGAGTACCTGCAGAGCGACGCGTGGATGACGCAGGAGAACCGTTACTCCGCGTTGTCGAATATGGTCCTCGAGGCACGAGGTGAGCTCGTGGATATCGACATCTCGCGGCAGGAGCGCTACCGCGCGACCTTCGAGGACATCGCCACCGAATCCACCTGCACCTCGATGCAGCTGCACCTGCAGGTCGCTCCCGACCGCTTCCCTGAGGCGTGGAACGCCTCGCAGGCGATTGCGGGCGTGCAGGTGGCTCTGAGCGCGAACTCCCCGCTGTTCATGGGCCGCCGCACGTGGCACGAGTCGCGTATCCCGGTGTTCAAACAGTCCATCGACACCCGCACGGACGTGCTGGTCAACCAGGGCGTCCGTCCGCGTGTGTGGTTCGGTGAGCGCTGGATCACCAGTGTCTTCGACCTGTTCGAAGAAAATGTCCGCTACTTCTCCCCACTCATCCCGGAATCCCGCGCGGATGCGGGCAAGCCAATGATGGACGGCAACAGTCCGGGCCTGCACTACCTGAACCTGCACAACGGCACGGTGTGGCGCTGGAACCGACCGATTTATGATCCGTCGCTTGAGCTGTCCCACATCCGTGTGGAGAACCGCCTTCTGGCGGCTGGCCCAACCACGATCGACATCGTCGCCGACGCCGCGTTCTACTACGGGTTGGCGAAATTCCTGGGCGAGCAAACCCGCCCGGTGTGGTCGCGCCTGACCTTCGACGATGCGCGTGACAATTTCTACGCCGGCGCCCGAGACGGCATCGGCGCGACGATGGTGTGGCCGACGTTGGGGCGCATCGACGTTTCCAACCTCGTCCTCAACCACCTGCTCGACCAGGCGCACGAAGGCCTGCGCATGCTCGACGTCGATGAAGAGCTGTCGGAGAAGTACCTCGCCGTGATCGAGGGGCGCGCCTGGCACCGCCAGAATGGTGCGACATGGCAGTTGGACGCTCTGGACGCGTTCGGCGCCGGCACAAAACCCGGCACCCCGGAACGGCAGAAGGCGCTCGCAGATGCGCTCCGGATGTATTTAGAGAACCAAAAGTCTGGCACTCCGGTTCATTCTTGGTCCACCGACTTCCGATAG
- a CDS encoding type II toxin-antitoxin system VapC family toxin, whose product MYILDTNVVSQFHKPRPDRGVLAWVGERSEAELHISVITVMEIEIGIRRLERRDAEQARRLQNWLDHTVIRAFQGRILPIDLDVARRCAPRHVPDPAPERDALIAATASSHGFTVVTRNEKDFRRLGVPVLNPFEVLDARR is encoded by the coding sequence ATGTACATCCTCGATACGAACGTTGTTAGCCAGTTTCATAAACCTCGTCCTGACAGGGGAGTCTTGGCATGGGTTGGGGAGCGCAGCGAAGCTGAACTCCATATTTCCGTCATCACGGTGATGGAGATTGAGATCGGTATTCGCCGCCTGGAACGGCGTGATGCGGAACAGGCACGGCGGTTGCAGAACTGGCTCGATCACACGGTGATCCGCGCATTCCAGGGACGGATACTGCCGATCGACCTCGACGTCGCTCGTCGATGCGCACCCCGACACGTCCCGGACCCGGCTCCGGAAAGGGATGCTCTTATCGCGGCCACTGCCTCTTCACACGGCTTCACAGTCGTGACGCGCAACGAGAAAGATTTCCGGCGGCTAGGGGTCCCGGTGCTCAACCCGTTCGAGGTGTTGGATGCCCGAAGGTGA
- a CDS encoding type II toxin-antitoxin system Phd/YefM family antitoxin, producing MTQLMSAREFNQELSRAKREALVSPVIVTDRGEPSHVLMSYGEYKRLTRSPGSFVEKLLIDDPVDVDLEKTELRMRPVEF from the coding sequence ATGACTCAGTTGATGTCTGCTCGTGAGTTTAACCAGGAGCTCAGTCGGGCGAAACGGGAAGCGCTTGTATCCCCGGTAATCGTTACTGACCGTGGTGAACCATCCCATGTGCTTATGTCTTACGGAGAGTACAAGAGGCTGACGCGTTCCCCTGGGAGCTTTGTCGAAAAGCTATTGATCGATGATCCCGTCGACGTGGATTTAGAGAAGACCGAATTACGCATGCGGCCGGTCGAATTCTGA
- a CDS encoding DNA-formamidopyrimidine glycosylase family protein, translating to MPEGDSVYQLSKRLQFMTGREVTASSLRVPRFATVDFTGMTCECVWPYGKHLFMQFGADGHEPPILHTHLKMEGTWSVHRAGARWSKPGHTARVVLQLADAAGDIELVGHDLGLVDVFPAREYETQMGYLGPDLLAEDFDVHEATRRILADPDREIGRSLLDQYRVAGIGNEYRAEICFLGGVHPARTVGEVGEEGVDKLLRIARRLMWANKDEVKRVSTGIKRAGETTYVFGRNKKPCRRCTTLITKGFLGGQGDLERVIWWCPSCQPEPD from the coding sequence ATGCCCGAAGGTGATTCCGTCTACCAGCTGTCCAAGCGGTTGCAGTTCATGACCGGGCGTGAGGTGACAGCGTCATCGTTGCGTGTCCCGCGGTTTGCCACCGTCGACTTCACGGGCATGACCTGCGAGTGCGTCTGGCCGTATGGGAAACACCTGTTCATGCAGTTCGGCGCCGACGGCCACGAACCACCGATCCTGCACACGCACCTGAAAATGGAGGGCACGTGGTCCGTGCACCGCGCTGGGGCTCGCTGGTCGAAGCCCGGCCACACTGCGCGTGTGGTGCTCCAGCTTGCCGACGCCGCCGGCGACATCGAGCTCGTCGGTCACGACCTCGGGCTTGTCGACGTGTTCCCCGCCCGTGAGTACGAGACCCAGATGGGCTACCTCGGACCTGATCTGCTCGCGGAGGACTTCGACGTTCACGAAGCGACACGCCGCATCCTCGCTGATCCGGACCGGGAAATTGGTCGAAGCCTGTTGGACCAGTACCGCGTCGCCGGCATCGGCAATGAATACCGCGCGGAAATCTGCTTCCTCGGCGGCGTCCACCCTGCGCGGACGGTGGGGGAGGTGGGCGAAGAAGGTGTCGACAAGCTCCTGCGCATCGCCCGCCGTCTGATGTGGGCCAACAAGGACGAAGTGAAACGCGTGTCCACTGGTATCAAACGCGCCGGCGAGACCACCTATGTGTTCGGACGCAACAAGAAACCCTGCCGCCGGTGCACCACCTTGATCACCAAGGGGTTTCTGGGCGGGCAGGGCGATTTAGAGCGCGTGATCTGGTGGTGCCCCAGCTGTCAGCCGGAGCCTGATTAA